In Aegilops tauschii subsp. strangulata cultivar AL8/78 chromosome 3, Aet v6.0, whole genome shotgun sequence, one genomic interval encodes:
- the LOC109743886 gene encoding NAC domain-containing protein 90 codes for MADGLPPGYRFYPTEEELICFYLRNKLDGSRGDIERVIPVVDVYSVDPLQLSEIHERLCGGGGGEGEPWFYFCARQEREARGGRPSRTTPSGYWKAAGTPGVVYSADRRPIGLRKTMVFYRGRAPSGTKTKWKMNEYRAFQHEHDGAGAPTATGGPHAAAPPNLPPQLRSEFSLCRLYTKSGTLRQFDRRPVAAAAGGAAGDIPGPSTAATASPDDGDGSGGSMHPLEEDLMEGAGGDPYGDDIATLAALLYWPTD; via the exons ATGGCCGACGGGCTGCCCCCGGGGTACCGCTTCTACCCGACGGAGGAGGAGCTGATATGCTTCTACCTGCGCAACAAGCTCGATGGCAGCCGCGGCGACATCGAGCGCGTCATCCCCGTCGTCGACGTCTACTCCGTCGACCCGTTGCAGCTCTCAG AGATCCACGAGAGGCtgtgcggcggcggtggcggcgaggggGAGCCGTGGTTCTACTTCTGCGCGCGgcaggagcgggaggcgcggggcGGGCGGCCGAGCCGGACCACGCCGTCGGGGTACTGGAAGGCGGCGGGCACGCCCGGGGTCGTCTACTCCGCCGACCGCCGGCCCATCGGGCTGAGGAAGACCATGGTGTTCTACCGCGGCCGCGCGCCGTCCGGGACCAAGACCAAGTGGAAAATGAACGAGTACAGAGCATTCCAGCACGAGCACGACGGCGCCGGCGCACCCACGGCAACCGGGGGTCCCCACGCCGCTGCGCCACCGAACCTCCCTCCGCAG CTGAGAAGCGAGTTCAGCTTGTGTCGACTCTACACCAAATCGGGGACACTGCGGCAGTTCGATCGGCGGCCGGTTGCCGCTGCTGCAGGCGGTGCCGCTGGTGACATTCCGGGGCCATCCACTGCAGCCACCGCGTCGCCCGACGACGGTGACGGCTCCGGTGGATCCATGCACCCGCTTGAGGAGGATCTGATGGAGGGAGCTGGCGGTGATCCATACGGAGACGATATTGCCACATTGGCTGCTCTTCTCTACTGGCCTACGGACTAG